The Heyndrickxia acidicola sequence AGTTCTTTAACAGCTTCATTGATAAAACCCTTATTGAAAGATTAAAGAACGCGCAAGAGTCTGATTTCGGAAGAATTACCTATACGGAGGCTGTTGAACTGCTTCAAAAATCAGAACAGAAATTCGAATATCCTGTTGAATGGGGTACGGATCTACAAACCGAACACGAGCGTTACCTGAGCGAAGAGGTTTACAAACGTCCTGTCTTTGTAACTGACTATCCTAAAGAAATCAAGGCGTTCTATATGAGAGCCAATGATGACGGCAAAACAGTTGCTGCAACAGACTTATTAGTGCCGGGCATCGGTGAGTTAATTGGCGGAAGCCAGCGTGAGGAAAGGGAAGAAGTTCTCGCTGACAAGATCAAAGAACTGGGCATGTCAGAAGAAGATTACTGGTGGTACCTGGAGCTTAGAAAATACGGCGGCACGAAGCATTCCGGCTATGGAATTGGATTTGAGCGCCTGATCATGTATTTAACAGGAATGAAAAATATCCGTGACGTGATTCCATTCCCTCGTACACCGGGAAATGCTGATTTCTAAGATTTTCTTTTAAAAATAGCTATAGCAAAAAGCACTGCATCCATATGAGCTGCAGTGCTTTTTGTTTTTTATCGAAGAACAGAACGACTTCTGTTTACGGGTAAAAGTTATAGGCAGCTATTTTTTCTCAATGATAACGAATAAGACACCAACAAGTATTAGAATGGAGCCAATCCAAAATGTAATACCAATATTTTCTCCTAAAATAAGCCAGCCGAGTAATGCTCCAACAACGGGCTGAAAGAAGAAAAATAACCCCCCGCTTGAGGCATTAAGCATTTGTAATCCACGATTCCAAAGGAGAAATCCTCCTGCTGTGGATATTATGCCCAAATACAAGACTCCTCCCCAGATGGCAGGTTGACGTAACTGAAAGATATCAATTGTATATAAATGTGGCAATACAAAAGGGGTCAACACGATCAGGGCTACCAAAATCGAATAAGTCGTAACGACAATTTGCGAGTAGTCACTCGGCACACGTTTTACAAGTACTGACATAAGTGCCCATGTTAAAGCAGCAACAATCAGTGAAATCCCCCCTAGTTTGCTGGACAAACCTAAGTGACCTACTCCGACAATGAGAAAAACGCCGATGGTTGCTAAGCAAACGGAAAGCCCTTTTTTTAATGTCAATCGTTCTTTTAGGAGCAGCCGGGCGAATATAACCATAAATGCTGGGGTTGAAGAAGTTATAATAGCGCCCATTTCGGCGGAAGTTAGCATTGTGCCAGTTTCCTGTGTAACAATTGAAATAGCGTTACCAATGATTCCGATGGCTATGATAAGTAAGAAATGTCGTTTATGGATTCTCCAATTTTGTCGGGTTACGAATCCAATCATTATAAGTGTGACAATAGCGACTAAATAGCGCATCCACACAAGCTCCAGTGGAGGAATCACTGATACCACAATCTTAACAACAACATACATACCGCCCCAAATACTGGCGGCTAAGGCTAAATAGATAGAACCTAATAAGGTGCTTTTCATTTTTTTATACCCTCCGTCTTTTATTTAGGTCAAAAATGCCCCTAACGGAGAGAGGTAGTCACCTTCTCCTTAAGAGCAGAAGGGTGCTACTGGTACATCGTTTTCAAATAATAGTGTCCAATACATCTTTTCATTCACCTCAATTCCATGCAAACTACTAATTTATGTATCTTTTATTTGGTTTATTATATCAAAGAATGTTAAATCAGTGTTGTCAGTTAATAAGAGAAAACTATTACTATCTCACCTGCATTCTTGTTGAGTTTTTCTTTTGTTTGCTAAAAGGGGCGTGTTGGAAAAACACTTCAACAAACTGGTGAATGAGCAAAGCTTTACACTAACAGGAGAGTAATTGCTGCAGATCTGTTTCCTTTAACGACCATGAAAAGGATCAAAACTTTTGCGTAAAATCCGCAAGTAAAATTATCAGAGCCAATTGAAATGCCAGGATAGAAGAAAAGGCGCTTTAGACGATCCATTCAGCCGTCCTTGCGACAATTTTTATGAGTAGTCTAGGACTTTTTTATTAAAATAAAGAATTTGAAGAAGAAAAAGCAGGTTTTTTGGCTTAAAAACGGAATATATATAAACAAATACAAATTACTCAAAATGGGGTGTTCCCGATAAGGCTTTTTCGGCCATATGGATACGCTTACTTCCCTAGATGCACTTGCGTCAGCCGGGTCTGAAAACAGTCTTCCATGAAAACGTTTATTTTTAATCCAGGAAGCTTTTCCTACACGCACTAAGCGTCAGTTGATGTCGATTCCATTATAATAGGAAAGAAGGTATAGAGTATGAGTGAAAATTTTTTTGCTGACTATAAAAAGTTTGTTGTCATACCAAAGGATGAAATGCGAGTTGGTCAAGAAGAATTTGATCCAAAGGATTATGCCGCCTATTATATACTGACATTGTCTCTTTTCGATGCTCAAATACCTACCTGGAGAGATGCAGGCAAATATGAAATAGATGTTGAAAAAAGCATAAAATCAGCCTTGGGAGGCATCAATCAATTGAGGAGAGGGTCGTATCATTTTCAGCTTCTGGAACTCGATAAATTCAGTAACTATTTTGTACTGGCCGTTTCATCCAAGACAGCGATCGAATCAGGGAAGGAACATGAACGTATCGGGTATATTGTACAAAACATCCTGACAAACCCTTTTTATGTCGGCCAAAACTGGTTCAAGCTGACAGGTGATAAAGGCAAACGTGACCGAAAGCTCTTTTGCTTCTCCTTTAAGCAATATGAAACGGCAGCACAGGAGCTTTCCAAAGTGGAAAACAGCAAGCCTGTACCTAGAAAAGGGGAAATCAAGCTGATAAAAAGCCCTATGCAAAGAGAAATTCTTTCTTCTCTTTCCTGAATTGTAAGCAGGAGATGTCCAGGATTAATAGAACTGCAAAAGGTGCAGTTCTATTTTTATGGTTCCGTGCGGAAAAATCAGGGAAGCAAAAAAAAAGCGCCAGTGGGCTAACAGGTTCTGATTTAAAGTACAGAACGCGAAAAGGTAGTCAAAACAGTATACAAATTTGATCTAAAAAATACTGCTTTTTTGCAGTGTCTTCAAAGCCCCAGCTATCTTAATAACGGTTTTTCATTCTTTTAGTGATTAAAACAAAAGCTAAGAAACCAATTAGCCTATTATGAAGTGCAGTCATCACTAGCAATAGAAAAAATAATGTTATATGTTGTACTTATAAGCTCTTTTTATATAATATCTATGGGTCTTTTTTGACTAGTCTCTATTTTCTTCGTATTGTCATTAAGGAGTTTTTCTGCGAACTTCTTGATAATCTTACTCTTGCCTCGCCA is a genomic window containing:
- a CDS encoding DMT family transporter; protein product: MKSTLLGSIYLALAASIWGGMYVVVKIVVSVIPPLELVWMRYLVAIVTLIMIGFVTRQNWRIHKRHFLLIIAIGIIGNAISIVTQETGTMLTSAEMGAIITSSTPAFMVIFARLLLKERLTLKKGLSVCLATIGVFLIVGVGHLGLSSKLGGISLIVAALTWALMSVLVKRVPSDYSQIVVTTYSILVALIVLTPFVLPHLYTIDIFQLRQPAIWGGVLYLGIISTAGGFLLWNRGLQMLNASSGGLFFFFQPVVGALLGWLILGENIGITFWIGSILILVGVLFVIIEKK